Below is a window of Edaphobacter bradus DNA.
AGGTATCCGGTTACAAACCATCGGCCGGACCCGTGTGGGTCCGGCCGCATCCCCTTGCAAATCTTCTTAGTAGCCGATGTGGTGTAGGTAGAAGACGGCCACAGAGGCCACCACGCAGTAGATCCCAAACAGATACCAGCGCCCCGCCTCAAGCCATGCGCTCAGCCACCTCAGCGCCACAAGCCCGGCGAAGAAGGCAAACACCGCGCCCAGCAGGCTTGTGACCACGCTGCCGTGCAGATCGATCGGCGTCCCCGCCGCAGCAGCCTCGTGCGATGCCTTCAACAGCCGCAGCGCCTCGCGAGCGACGACCGGCGGAGTCAGCACCACGGCTAGCGCAAAGCTGAACCGTTCCGCCCGCTCCTTGCTCGCGCCCGTCAGCATGCCGGTCGAGATCGTCGCCCCCGAGCGCGAGAACCCGCGAAACGGCAGGCACAGCCCCTGCACGAAGCCCATCCATCCGGCCTGCCGCATCGTCACGCTGTCGCCGTAGAACTTCTGTTGCGCTGCGGCAAGGCGCCTCTCCATCAGTCCGGCGATCAGGATGAGAACTCCCGCCGCCAGCAGTGCCGGAGCAATCAACTCAAGATGGCTGAACAGGTCCTCGATCTGCGCCTTCGGTGCTCCCTTGAACACCGTCTTCTCAATTGCCTTCTGCAGAATGACGCCGATGATACCGGTCAGCAATGTCGCCCAGATTACGCGAATCGCAAATCGCTTGAAAGCATCCGAGCTTGCGAAGTACGTCCGCTTCCACTGGTTCCAGAAATACGCGATTACGGCGAACATCGTGCCCGTGTGCAGCATCACGAGCAGCAGCGTCATCTGTGGGGAGGAGGGATCAAGCCCCATCAGCTTCTCCGCTACAACAACGTGGGCCGAACTCGAGACGGGCAACAGTTCTGCCAGTCCTTGCACAATCGCAAGCACAATGACTTTCAAAATAGGCATAGTCCAATGCTACATGCTCCACCTCAAGACAAGATGAAGAGGATCGTAGCCAGGAGAGTACCTTTTCGAACACCGCCGAAGCCTCAACTCCGCGCCGCGGCCAACGTCACGACCTTGCCTCAGTCCCGGTCGTTGCCATAGATCGGAATCCCCTGCTGCACGCGATAAGCGATGCTGGCCCCGCGCGCAGCGTAGTCCGTCTGCGGATACTTCGCCTTCAAATCCTCGGCCAACGCCTGGGCCCGCGATGCGGCTGCGCCGGCCCTCTTCTTGTCGTCCTGAACTGTGTACATCGCCACCACCACGCCCTCGCGATAGATCGCGTTGTAGAGCGCCTCTGCGGCCTTCGGCCCGTCTGGATACTGTCGGGCGTACTTCTCATACAACCCTGCCTCCATCTCCGGACACTTCGGCAGGCCCTGCCAGTCGCCGCACATCTTGTTGTCGAGCAACTCGTAGGCCGCTAACGCCGCATACTTTGTCCCCTGATAATTCTTGATGACTTTCTTCATATCGCCGTCGAAGATCTGCGGCCGCAGGGAAGCATCCTGCTCCTTGGCCGAGGGCAGCGTGCTGATATCGCGCCGCTCAAGCTGCCAGCGAATATCCGCCGAGCGCCATGCCGCCTCAGCAGCCAACGGCGACTGCGGATAGTAGTCCGCCACACGCCGGTAGATCAGATGCGCAGCCATCGCCGCTCCCTTGCGGGCGTTCGGACGTGACGCCTCGTCTTCGAGGTTCGCCGCCGCTCCAAAGAGAATCGCATCGCCGCCAGGAGTCGTCGGTGTCACAATCCCTTTGTCGCGAATCCATCCCGAGGCTGGCGTTACAGTCTCATCTTCGCTGAACTCCGGCTTATCTTCCGCGTCGTCCTCGACGTCCGTGTTGGCAAACACCTTCACCCACGGCCCGCTGCGCTCAACAATCACGACCTCGTGGCCCGGCGTCACCAGCGAGACCCTCTGCGAGTCCGCGTCCGACGCAACGTACACATTTGCCTCGTGCAGCACTGTGGCCCGCGCAGAGCGATCGTAACCGGACTTGCTCTTGTCGGGCTTCTGCGCCCACGTCGCACCGCAACCGGCCAGCAAGGCCACGCCCAATGCTGCCCTCTTCAGCCAGCGATTCGTCATCAGTTCGTTAGACGCGGTCCGCACGCCTGTGGGGGCCATGGTCATCCGACCCGCTCCATCATCTCGCTCTCCAGGCGCTCCCGAAGGGAAGGCTCAAGATTGCCCCCGCTCAACACCACGGCCACCTTCTTCACGCTGGGCAATTCGCGTGCGTGATAAAGTGCTGCCGCAAGCGTCACCGCCCCGCTCGGCTCAGGAACGAGCTTCGTCGTGGTCAGCATCACCCGCATCGCCGCCAGAATTTCGTCTTCCTTCACGGTGACGATGCCATCCACATACCGCATCACGTGCTCGAAGTTCAGCACGCCCAGGCTCTGCGTGCGCAGCCCGTCACAAATCGTCCGCGTCGTCTTCTCCGCCGGCCACTCCACCAGCTTCTTCGAGTAGAAGCTCTCGTGCGCATCGGCGGCCAGCTCGGGCTCCGCGCCCCACACTTTCACGTCAGGTCTGGCGAGCCCTGCCCCTGCCGCCAGCTTCACGGCAGTTGCGATGCCGCTCAGCAAACCGCCGCCGCTTACTGGCGAAACCACAAGGTCCACATCGGGCAACTGTTCCACAATCTCCAGTCCGCACGTCGCCTGCCCGGCAATGATCTCCCGCGCATCGTACGGCGGAATCATCGCGTAGCCGAACTGCGCGACCAACTCCTCAGCCTTCAGCTTCCGCTCGGACGAAGCCGGCCCGACCTCCACAATCTCCGCTCCCAGCGCGCGCGTCGCGGCCTTCTTCACCTCAGGAGCGTTCGACGGCATCACAATCACCGCCTTCGTCCCCAGCGCCCGTGCCGCATACGAGACCCCCTGCGCATGATTACCACTGGAATAAGTGATCACGCCGCGCTTTAGAGCCTCCGGCGAAAGCTGCGACACCATGTTGTATGCCCCGCGCAGCTTAAAGCTGCCAATCGGCTGCTCGCTCTCTGCCTTGATGTAGAGATCGAACTCCGGCTCAGCAACCTTGGCCATGCGCAGCCGCGCGCGTTCCACGCGATAGAGCGGCGTCCTCACGGCGACTCCTGCAATCCGCTCTTTCGCGGTCCGAATCTCATCCAGCGTCACAAACTCAGTCATTTCAATCTCCGCTGAGGCAATGATAACGTTGCCCCGCGCGGAAGCGAATAATCCGCCTAGAACACACGCCCCACCCCGAAGTACCACTTCCTGTGGTCGCTGTCGCCGATGCTCAAGCCGCCATACACCGGCCCGATCAACGTCTTGATCACAACCAGCCCGGCAACGTCATTCGGCAGCGTCGGCGTCTGTGAATTGCCGCCGTACATCTTGCCGATCTCGTACAATCCGCCCGCATAGATTGCATCCGCAAACACAGGATTCAAACGCACCAGGCGATATAGATACCCCACCTGGCCGAGAACATAGTCCGTGCCAAGGAGCTCGTTCTGGCCGTAGGCACTCAGCCTCAGAGGCCCGCCCAGGGTCAGGCCGGCAAGGCCCAGATTATCAGTGCCAAAGCTCGTTCCTCCCTGGACGACCCCGTAAAGAATTCCCCGAGACCGGATCGGGACAAAATGGGCCAAAACCCCAATCATCTGCGAGTACCCACCTGAACCAAACGGGCGCTTCGTGTAGTAGCTATAAACGTTCTGCAGAATGGTTCCGCGCGTAGGTACGACCACATCGTCCTGACCCAGGTACTGGAACTTCACGTTCGTTGCAAGCGGCGTCAGCGTAAACGCCTGCTGAGCGGCTGTTCCGACTGTGGCTCGTTCGCTGAACCACTGGTAGTCCTCGCCAACGCGCAGTTCCGTTCGCGTATTGAACTGGTAGCCAAGGTCGACTCCCAGACCATTTCTTTTCTCTTTATATTGCTCCAGCTGAGTGCTGCCCTGATAATAGGCGTTGACCAGATGAGATAGGTAAGCGTGCGGAGCCACAAAGGCATGCGACCCGGTTTTCAGCGGCTTGTACAACTCACCGCTCAATCCGGCAATTTGCCCGACCATCCCGGTCACGCGCAACTCTGAGTCCGGCCCCGTCAGGCCGAAGAATGTTGCTCTGCCTCCTAATCCGAGCTGCACATTGTTGGAATCGTTGGCAAGAATCGTCACTCCTAAGTTCAGAAACGGCGGCCCGTAGCCCTTGTCCCGCGCACGTATCAGCAGGCCCGGCTTGCCATCTCTGTCCACGATGTTGTAGTTGATCGTCGAGAAGATTCCGGTTCCCTGCAGGTCGGCAATGCTCGTCTTGAGCTTGTCTGCATCGATCGGTTCGCCGACATACTTTTGAAACTCGCGTGCAACCCCGGACTGTTCAGCCCCGCTGATCCCATGGACCTCGACAAACTGCGGAACCGGGACCTTCGTCCGCCGACGTGCCTGCCTTTGTGCCATATAGGCCGCCCAGTCGGCATCGTTCAGCGCATACTTCTCTAACTTCGAAGCCTGTTGCGCAGCGGCCTTTTCCCCTAGCGGGATAATCTCGGAGCTCTTGGAGAACTCAAGCGTGGCAAACTTGCTCACGTCCGACGAGATGACGACGTCCGCGCTCTTCAGACTCTGCACCTCATTGGCCGCAACCATGATCGACACGTTCCTGCCGGCGATGCCAATCAGCGAGTTCAGGCCGCCCGGATCCGGAGGTCCCGAATTCAGGTACGACGCGATCACTACATCCGATCCCATCGATCGCGCCACATCCACCGGCAGATTATCTACCGCGCCGCCGTCCGAGTAGATATCGTTGCCACGCTGCACTGGCGCAAAGACACCCGGGATAGACATCGTCGCCCGCAGCGCCTGGGGAAGCGATCCGTCCGCAAACACATGTTTCTGGCCTGTCCTGATCTCCGTTGCCACGCACCGGAACGGGATAGGTAGGTCGTCAAAGCTCTTCAGATCGTAGTACGGCAGCATCGTGCGGTCGAATAGTAATCCCACCTCGGAGCCACTGTTCAATCCACTCGGCAGGCTGAACCCGCCCTTTAGCCCAAACTCCAGCCGGTTCGGAAACGCGAGCTTGTCTTCCTTGCGCCGGAAGTTCAACGCCTGAAAGGGCACCTGCCCGCTCAGCACTGTCTGCCAGTCGATGCGTGAGATAAACGTCTTGATCTCGTCCGTGCTCAGGCCAGAAGCATACAGGCCGCCCACAAGACCACCCATGCTCGTTCCAGACACATAATCGACAGGAATGTGATGCGCCTCAAGCCACTCGATCACACCAATGTGGGCAAACCCCAGCGCCCCGCCGCCCTCAAACGCGATTCCAATCTTTGGCCGCGGTTTGGGAGCATCCTGCTGCGCGGTTCGCGGCGATTCAGGCTGTACGCTGGACTGCGGTTGCGACGGCTGCTTCTGCGCTGGAGACGGGACACCCCAGACTCCAGCCACCGATCCGACCAATGCCAAAGCTGTGCGGCGGCACCATGTCAAACTCAACATCGGGTCCCTCGCCTTCAGGCCTTGCGGGCTGCCATTGCTGTGTCTGCTACCGTCCGGCTGCTGGCCGCATATTTTGACGACAATCTTACCCTTGCCGATGCGCTCGTCTCAACCGTCAGCATCCGCTTCGGTAACCTACAGCCTACGCCGCGTAACCCCCATCCCAGGTGCCGCCCTGGCTCAGATCTCCAGAATCACCGGCATGATCAACGGCCGCCGGCTCGTACTCTTCTGGATATACCGCTTCAGATCAGTCCGAATCTTCTCCTTGATCACGCCGTAGTCCGCCTTCTCCTCGCCCGACGAACCATCGAGCGTGCGCTGCACCACCTGACGTGCCTCTGCGATCAGGTCCTCCCCATCGATGGCCGTGCCGCGCATCACAATCTCCGGTGCGTTCTCCACCTTGCCTGTGTGCTTGTTGATTGCGATGATCGGCAATACGATTCCGTCCTCGCTGAGATGCTTGCGGTCGCGGATCACCATGTCCTCCACGACGTCCGTCGAGGCCCCTCCCGAGTCGATGCACACGCGGCCCACCGTCACCTTGCCCGTCTTCGTCGCGGAACTCCTGTCCATCTCGAGAATATCGCCGTCTTCCAGCAGAAGCGTCTTCTCGACCACTCCCATCGAGCCTGCCAGCTCGGCGTGCCGCTTCAGATGGCGGTAGTCGCCGTGCACAGGGATGAAGAACTTCGGCCGCACCAGGTTGATGATGAGCCGCAGCTCCTCCTGGCTCCCGTGTCCGCTCACATGGATCAGCCCCGAAGCTCCGTCGTCAT
It encodes the following:
- a CDS encoding threonine ammonia-lyase, which translates into the protein MTEFVTLDEIRTAKERIAGVAVRTPLYRVERARLRMAKVAEPEFDLYIKAESEQPIGSFKLRGAYNMVSQLSPEALKRGVITYSSGNHAQGVSYAARALGTKAVIVMPSNAPEVKKAATRALGAEIVEVGPASSERKLKAEELVAQFGYAMIPPYDAREIIAGQATCGLEIVEQLPDVDLVVSPVSGGGLLSGIATAVKLAAGAGLARPDVKVWGAEPELAADAHESFYSKKLVEWPAEKTTRTICDGLRTQSLGVLNFEHVMRYVDGIVTVKEDEILAAMRVMLTTTKLVPEPSGAVTLAAALYHARELPSVKKVAVVLSGGNLEPSLRERLESEMMERVG
- a CDS encoding patatin-like phospholipase family protein produces the protein MLSLTWCRRTALALVGSVAGVWGVPSPAQKQPSQPQSSVQPESPRTAQQDAPKPRPKIGIAFEGGGALGFAHIGVIEWLEAHHIPVDYVSGTSMGGLVGGLYASGLSTDEIKTFISRIDWQTVLSGQVPFQALNFRRKEDKLAFPNRLEFGLKGGFSLPSGLNSGSEVGLLFDRTMLPYYDLKSFDDLPIPFRCVATEIRTGQKHVFADGSLPQALRATMSIPGVFAPVQRGNDIYSDGGAVDNLPVDVARSMGSDVVIASYLNSGPPDPGGLNSLIGIAGRNVSIMVAANEVQSLKSADVVISSDVSKFATLEFSKSSEIIPLGEKAAAQQASKLEKYALNDADWAAYMAQRQARRRTKVPVPQFVEVHGISGAEQSGVAREFQKYVGEPIDADKLKTSIADLQGTGIFSTINYNIVDRDGKPGLLIRARDKGYGPPFLNLGVTILANDSNNVQLGLGGRATFFGLTGPDSELRVTGMVGQIAGLSGELYKPLKTGSHAFVAPHAYLSHLVNAYYQGSTQLEQYKEKRNGLGVDLGYQFNTRTELRVGEDYQWFSERATVGTAAQQAFTLTPLATNVKFQYLGQDDVVVPTRGTILQNVYSYYTKRPFGSGGYSQMIGVLAHFVPIRSRGILYGVVQGGTSFGTDNLGLAGLTLGGPLRLSAYGQNELLGTDYVLGQVGYLYRLVRLNPVFADAIYAGGLYEIGKMYGGNSQTPTLPNDVAGLVVIKTLIGPVYGGLSIGDSDHRKWYFGVGRVF
- a CDS encoding undecaprenyl-diphosphate phosphatase: MPILKVIVLAIVQGLAELLPVSSSAHVVVAEKLMGLDPSSPQMTLLLVMLHTGTMFAVIAYFWNQWKRTYFASSDAFKRFAIRVIWATLLTGIIGVILQKAIEKTVFKGAPKAQIEDLFSHLELIAPALLAAGVLILIAGLMERRLAAAQQKFYGDSVTMRQAGWMGFVQGLCLPFRGFSRSGATISTGMLTGASKERAERFSFALAVVLTPPVVAREALRLLKASHEAAAAGTPIDLHGSVVTSLLGAVFAFFAGLVALRWLSAWLEAGRWYLFGIYCVVASVAVFYLHHIGY